TGAAGGGCTCGGGCAAGGCCAGGGCGGTGGTGGCGGACAGCTGGCCCGATGGCACCATCCGCGGGGTGCTGGACCTCGGCGATCCGAACACTGAGGACTGGATCGTTGCCCCCGGTGTGCTGCAGGTCATGCGCTCCAACGTTGCGGGTCAGCCCTACATTGGCAACCTCGAACTCGTGGAAGGCGGCATTCAGACTCAGGTGGAGCACTACCTGCAGAATTCAGAACAGATCCAGGCCAGCCTCAGCCTCTGGTGCGATCCCGGCACCGGCGAGGCCGGTGGCCTGCTGGTGGAACCTCTGCCCGATTGCCCGCCGCTGCGCCTTGCCCGTCTGGTGCAGGCCATCGAAGGTCTCGACGTGGTGCCCTTCTGGGAACGCACCCCGGAATTCCTCGCCAACTGGGTCTCTCAGGGCGAAGGCACCGATGAACTGGCGACCGTGGATTTGGACTACCGCTGCCGCTGCACCCGTGAGGCCCTGCTGGAAACCCTGCGCGGCTTTTCCGAAGCACAGAAGGCGGACCTCTTCCAGACCGAGGGCCCCCTGGAAGTGCGCTGCGACTATTGCGGAACCCTGTATCCCATCACCAAGGCGGACCTGCTGACGGGAGAGGCCTGATGGCGGTCCGCGTGGCCATTGCGGAGCGGGGCCGCCCCCTGGGCTCGCCCCTGTCCGTGTGGTTGAGCTTCCGCATGATGCCCTTTCTGGCGGCGGGGCTGTCCAAGCTGTGGTCCTACACCCTGCGGGTGAAGCGGATCGGCTTTGAGGGCGTGGAAGATCTGGTGGCCCGTGACGAGCGGTTCATCCTCAGCTTCTGGCACCGGCGCCTCTTCATGATGCCGCTCTCCTATCCTTTCATCCGCAAGGAAAGGGGCGTGGCCATCCTCTCCAGCGACAGCAAGGATGGCGAACGCAGCGCCGCCACCTGGCGCTGGTTCGGCATCCACGCCGTGCGCGGCACGGCCAGCGACGATGGCGCCAAGGCCCTGGTGCGCATGATCCAGGCCGTGAAGCAGGGCTGGGATTTCGGCATCACGCCCGATGGCCCCCGCGGGCCGCTCATGGAACTGAAACCTGGCGTCACCGCCCTGGCGCGCAAGACCGGCGCCTGGATTGTGCCCGTCACCCTGGCCTTCGACCAGCAGTTCGAATTGAAAACCTGGGACCGCATGGTGATCCCCATGCCCTTCTCGACCTGCACCATCCGCTACGGAACCCCGTACCGCATTCCACCCAAGGCCGATGATCAGGTTGAAGGCCAGCGGCTTCAACGCGAGATGGATGACCTTGAAGCTTGGGCCGAGGAGATCACCCATGGCTGAACTTGCGGTTGTTTCCCTATCCGGCGGCATGGACAGCTGTGTCACCGCTGCCATCGCCCGCGCCCAGGGGTACGAACTGGCGCTGCTCCACGCGGACTACGGTCAGCTCACCCAGGCCCGGGAGCGCCAGGCCTACCGGGACATTGCGGACTTCTACGAAGTGCCAGCCTCCCGGCGCCTCATCATCGGCTTCGACACCTTGAAGGCCATCGGCGGGTCGGCGCTCACGGATCCCAGCATTGCCCTGCCTGATGGCGATCTGGACAACCCGGGCGTGCCCGTGAGCTATGTGCCCTTCCGCAATGCGCACCTGCTGGCCACCTGCGTGAGCTGGGCCGAGGTGTTGCGGGCGCGGGCCATCTTTGTGGGCTTCGTGGAAGAGGACAGCAGCGGCTACCCGGATTGCCGAGAGGCCTTCCTGCGCAGCTTCGAGCAGACCGCCAACCTGGGCACCAAGCCCGAGACGCAGCTGGCCTTCCACGCCCCCCTCATCCACCTGCGCAAGGCCGAAATCATTCGTCGCGGCCGGGAGCTGGGCGCGCCCCTGCACCTCAGCTGGTCCTGTTACCAGGGCGAAGCCGAGGCCTGCGGCCACTGCGACAGCTGCCACCTGCGCCTGCGCGGATTCAAAGAGGCCGGCTTCCCCGATCCGATTCCCTACGCATTCATCCCTGACCACTTGAAATGAGGGTCCACAGATTCCACCGATTCACACCGATTCAAATGGCTTTCTATCATCTGTGTAATCTGTGAAATCTGTGGATCAAAGAAAAGGACCAAGCCATGGCCACCAAGAAAACCCCCAAAGCCTCCCTCCCTGACCAGTTGCCCAAGTTCGTGGTGACGCGGCCCACGGGCAAGCTCGACACCTTCACGAGCCCGCGACCGGGACGCCCCTTTACCATCACCTTCGAGACGGAGGAGTTCACCTGCCTCTGCCCGCTCACGGGCCAGCCGGACTTCGCGAAGCTCCGCATCGTCTACCAGCCCGACCAGCTCTGCGTGGAATCGAAGTCGCTCAAGCTCTACCTCTGGAGCTTCCGCGACCAGGGTGCCTTCCACGAGGCGGTGACCAACCAGATCCTGGATGACCTGGTGAAGGCCCTTCAGCCCCAGTGGATGCGCATCGAAGGTGACTTCCTCATCCGTGGCGGCATCCGTACGCTGGTGGTGGCTGAACACGGGAAGAAGCATTAGCCGCGGATGAACACCGATGAACTCAGATAAAAAGAACCACGCCTCCATCCGTGTTCATCTGTGTTTATCTGTGGCTTCTTTTAGGGCCTTTCCATGAAAGCCGTCGTTGCCCTTGGCTCGAACCTCGGCGATCGCCGGGCGCATTTGGAGGCGGGATTGGCGGCGCTGCGCATGCTGGGCGCAGTGCTGCCCTCGCCGCTGGTCATGGAGACCGCGGATGAATCAGGACTCGGCCCCGCCTACCTGAATACCGTGGCGATTCTGGTATCGGATGAGACGGATCCCTGTCGCCTGCTGGAGGCCCTGCTTCGATTGGAGCTGGCCGCCGGCCGGGATCGTCAAGCGGGGAAGAATGCGCCTCGCACCTTGGATCTGGACCTCATCACCACCGACGGGCCCGGCGGCCGTTGGACGTGGGAAGCGCCGGCGGATCTGCGGATCCTCGGTCCGGAATTGAGCCTGGAGCTGCCCCATCCCCGCGCCTTCAGCCGTCCCTTCGTGCTGGAACCCTGGAAGGCACTGTCGGATCCGGGCGCCTGTGGGGGTGTGATCCCGAAGGCCTGAATGCATGAGGCCCCCATGGCGGGGGCCTCATGGGCGAATCCAAGTGGGACTACTTCGTCCACTTCTCGCACCAGCCCAGCACGGTCTCGTACCAGAGCTTGCTGTTCTGGGGCTTGGCGACGAAGTGGGCCTCGTCGGGGAAGTAGAGCAGTTGGCTGGGAATGCCGCGCACCTGCAGCGTGTTGTAGAGCTGGAAAGCCTCGGTGACAGGCACGCGGTAGTCCAGTTCGCCGTGGATGACGAGCATGGGCTTGGTCATGTTCGCGATCCCGGTGGTGGGGCTCTGCGACTGCCAGCGGGCCTTGTTGGCGGCGCTTTCCCAGGGCCAGCCCTTGAACTCCCAGTGGGGGAACCACAGCTCCTCCGTGCCCAGCTGCATGGATTCGGTGTTGAAGATGCTGGCGTGGGTGACGAAGGCGGCGAAGCGGTCCGCGTAGTGGCCGGAGATCCAGTTCACGGCGTAGCCGCCGTAGCTGCCACCGGCGGCCACCACGCGCTTGGGATCGGCGTTGGGAACGGCCTTCAGGGAGGCGTCCAGGGTGTTCATGAGGTCGGTCATGACGGCGCCGTTCCAGTCGCCGCTGATGGCATCGCAGTAGGCCTGGCCGAAGCCCGTCGACCCGCGGGGGTTGGGCAGCACCGTGATGAAGCCGCGGCTGGCCCAGGCCTGGGCGTTCCAGCGGGGATGCCAGGCGTTGGCCCAGGCGCCCTGGGGGCCGCCGTGGATGACGAAGGCCACGGGATACGTCTTCTTGGGGTCAAAGCCCAGGGGCTTCACGATGTAGGCGTGGGTTTTCGTCGGCTTGCCGTCCACGGGCAGCGTGTCCACCCAGAGGGGCTCGCCGGCGTTGAGGCCCAGCTCCTGCGCCAGGGCCTCGTTGTGGCGGGAGGCGCGGGTGGCCTGGCCGGTCTTGAAGTCCACGGTGTAGAGGTCCGGCGGGGTGTTCAGGCTGCTGCTCACCACGGTGGCGGCGTTCTGGCTGAGCGCAAACCCTTCGATGTGGAGGCCCGTGCTGAGCTGCTTCAGACCCTTGCCATCCCAGCGGAAGAGCTCGGCCTGGCCCTGCTTCTCGCTGACAGCCACCAGGTCGCTGCCCTGCCATGCGAAGTCGCCGAAGCTCTGGTCGAAGGCCGCGGTGGTGCGCACGACCTTGCCCGTGCTGCGGTCCATGACCCAGAGCTCCCACTTGTCGGCCTCGAAGCCCTCGCGGCGCTGGGCGCGCCAGGCCAGGGATTTGCCATCGGGTGAGTAGCGCGGGCTGTTGTCCATGGCCGGATTGGTTGTGAGCTTCCGGGCGGGACCGCCACTCAGGGCCACTTCGTAGATTTCACCGTTGGTGCTGGTGGCTTTGGGCTGATCGGGGGCGGATTCAAAGGCCAGGGCCTGGCTGTCCGGCGCCCAGGCATAGCCATCGCCCGCAGAGACGCCCGCGTAGTTGGGCACATCGGTGGTGAAGCCCGCGGTGAGATCGCGGGGTGCGGCGCTGCCATCGGCGGGCACCACGAAGAGGTGGCTCACCTGCCGGGCATCCTTCCACTCGTTCCAGTGACGGTAGGTCAGCGTGGTGTAGAGACGGCCCGACACCTTGGAGGCCTCCTTGGCCTTCAGGTAGGCGGCGTTCTCGGCATCGTTGCCGCTGGGCACGGTGGTGCTGAGGAAGGCGATCCACTTGCCGTCGGGGCTCCAGAGCTGGCCTTCGGCGCTGCCACTGAGCTTGGTGAGCTGGCGTTTCTCCTTGGTGGAGAGATCGACGATCCAGATCTGACCGCCGGACTGGTAGGCCAGGCGTTTGCCGTCGGGGCTGAAGCGGGGGCGGGATTGGCTGCCGCTGCCGAGATCGAGTTCCTTGGCCTCGCCGGTGGTCGCCTTGAGCCAGATGCGGTTCACGGTCTTGTTGGCGGCGAAATCCACGGTGCCCACCTGGTAGGCGAGGTCAGCCTGGCTGGAAATCTGCGGATCGCCGACCCGCTTGACCTTGAACAGGTCGTCGACCTGCAGGGGGCGGCTGGCCTGCAGGCTGCTCGCAGCCGCCAGAAGGGAGAAGCCAACAAGGAGGGGTGCGGCGCGTCTCATGGGATGCCTCATGTTTAGAGGCCCCATCCTAACGCAGACCCTCCGGGTGGGGGATCACAGCCGGATCGGCGCGATTTCAGTATTCGGCCAGCAGGTAGCGGGCGATGACGGTGCGTTGGATTTCGCTGGTGCCCTCACCGATGGTGCAGAGCTTCACATCCCGGTAGTACTTCTCCACGGGGTAGTCCTTGATGTAGCCGTAGCCGCCCAGGATCTGCACGGCCTCGTCGGCCACGCGGCAGGCCACTTCGGAACTGTAGAGCTTGGCCATGCTGGCGGCCTTGGCGTAGGGCAGGCCCGCATCCTTCAGCCCGGCGGCGCGGGTGATGAGCAGGCGGGCGGCTTCGATTTCAGTGCCCATGTTCGCCAGCTTGAACTGGATGCCCTGGTGATCGGCCAGGGGACGGCCGAAGGTGTGGCGGATCTTGCTGTAGCGCACGGCCTCCTCGAAGGCGCCCTGGGCCATGCCAAGGCCGAGTGCTCCAATGCTGATGCGCCCGCCATCCAGGGTCTTCATGGCCTGCTTGAAGCCCAGGCCGTCCTCGCCCAGAAGGTTGGCTTCAGGCACTTTCACGTCCTCCAGGATGAGTTCGGAGGTGTCGCTGGCCCGCAGGCCCAGCTTGTTCTCCTGCTTGCCGGGGCGGAAGCCGTTCATGCCCTTTTCCAGAACGAAAGCGCTGATGCCGTCGGCACTGCTGCGGCTCGGCAGGGGCGCGCGGGTGCGGGCCATGACCACGAAGATGTCGCCCACGGTGCCGTGGGTGATGAAGGTCTTCGAGCCGTTGAGGATGTAATGGGACCCCTCCTTCCGGGCTGAGGTTCGCAGCGAACCCGCGTCGCTGCCCGATCCGGGCTCCGTAAGGCCCCAGGCGCCGATGGCCTTGCCGCTGGCCAGGGGCACCAGGTAGGCCTGCTTCTGCCGCTCATCGCCCATGGCAAAGATGTGGTTGCTGCACAGGCTGTTGTGGGCCGCCACGGTGATGCCCACGGAGCCATCCACCCGGGATAGCTCTTCGACCACCACGGCGTACTCCAGATAGCCCATGCCCGCGCCGCCATACTGCTCCGGGAAGATGACGCCCATCATGCCCATCTCGCCCAGTTGTTTCACCACGTCGAAGGGAAAGGTCTTGGCTTCGTCCCAGACCATGACATGGGGGCGGATTTCCTTCTCGGCGAACTTGCGGACTTCCTGGCGCAGGGCTTCCACGTGCTCGGGCAGCGTGACGTCCATGGGGACCTCGCGGGTGGGCTATCGGCTTAGAGGGTTGTTCCCACTGTAGCCGGTGCGCCGCGCGAAAGGAGTTGCTTCTTGTGGAGCAGGGTCTCGGCCTCGGGCATGAGTTCCAGGGCCCGGAGGATCACGGGGTCCTTTTCGCACTGGATCTTGAAGCCGGCCTCGATGCCGTAGGCCACGTTCTGCATCTCGATGGAAATCTGTTCCTGCATGATGTCGTGGTTGGCCTCCCAGTCCTTGTCGGAGATGGTCAGCTTCTGGTCCAGGGCCCAGGCGCGGAAGCGGGCCATGACGACGTCGTCGGCATGCTGACCAGGCTTGATGCCAAAGTGCTCCTTTTCGTGGACGGCGAAGCGGAAGAAGGCCGAATGCTGGAAGCGGAGGCTGATCATGAACTCGTTCAGCTTGGGAACGGTGACCGGGTAGTCGGGGTTGATGCCGCCCCCGCCGTAGACCGTGCGGTTGAGGTCGGTCTTGAAGGCCGGCCCCTGGGGCTTGGCATCCTTTTCGTCCTCGGGGTTGTAGTAGTCGTCCAGTCCGTGGCTGTAGTCACGCTGGATGCTGCGGCCCGAGGGCGTGTAGTAGCGGGCGGTGGTCAGCGCCAGGCCCCGGGAGCGGTTGATGGTGAGCAGGCTCTGGACGAGGCCCTTGCCCCAGCTGGTCTGCCCGACGACCAGGCCCCGGTCGTGGTCCTGCACCGCACCGGTGACAATCTCGCTGGCGCTGGCGGAGCCGCGGTTGATGAGAATGGTGAGCGGGAAGGGGTCGAGCTGCGCGCCCTTGCTGGTGCGGGTCTGGTTTTCCTCGCGCCCGTCGCGGCCCTTCTGGCTGACGATGAGCTGGTCGGGGCCCAGCAGCTGGCGGCAGATGCCGATGGCCGCATCCAGCACACCACCGCCATTGTTGCGGAGGTCGAGGATGAGCTGCTTCATGCCCTGCTTCTTCAGGCTGGCCACGGCCCGCTCGAATTCCTCGGAGGTGGTTTCGCCGAAATCCTTGATGAGGATGAAGCCCGTGGTGGGGTTCAGCATGAAGCTGTAGTAGACGCTGTTGGTGGGCACTTCGGCCCGGGGAATGGAAAAACGCAGCAGGTCGGCGATGCCCGCCCGCTGCACGGCCACTTCCACCAGGGTGCCCTTTTCCCCACGGAGCTTTTGAAGGGCGGCATTGGAGGTCATGCCCTCGGTGCTGGCGCCGTCGATTTCTTTGATGATGTCGCCGGAGCGGATGCCCATGCGCTCGGCGGGGCCGCCCTTCATGGGGCTGATGATGGCGATGCCCTGATCGTGCTGCTGGATGATGGCGCCAATGCCGAAGAACGAGCCCTTCTGCTCTTCGCGCAGGAGGCGGAATTCGCTTTCATCCATGTAGTTGGAGTGGGGATCCAGCGTGTGCAGCATGCCTTGGATGGTGGCGTGGGTGAGCTGCCGCGGGGCCGGGGGTTCCGGCGTCTGCTTCTGCACCAGCTCCATGATTTCGGTCAGGGTATCCAGGGTGCGCTGGCGGGCCACCTCGCCGCTGGAGCGGGCCAGCAGGGGCCCCGCCACGACCACCGTGGCCGTCATGATCATCCACATCCAATTGCGCTTGAAGAAACGGGCCATGAGGCTCCCGGAGAGAGTGCCTCAAGGATACGCCCGGGTGGCCCGGGCGGCGACTGATGGTTCGGGAGGGCAGGGGGCCATCGCCGCCCGCAGGCCGAGGGGCCGAAAGGGAAAGCCCCTGGATGGTTCGCTTCCGAGGGTTTCCCGGGGGGTGCTAGAAGCCTTCCAGAATCCGGTCTGCCACCGGGGTCATGCGCTCTCGGGCCGCGCGCGTGGCGTGGATGATGCTCTCGAATTGCCGGTAGGCGAGCTCCAGGGCGTCGTTGAGGATCAGGTAGTCGTATGTGCGGTAGAGCTCCATCTCGTGCCGGGCATGCTGCATGCGGATGCGGATCTGCTCATCGGTGTCCTTGCCGCGGCTGCGCAGGCGTGCCTCCAGGGCGGCCGCCGAAGGGGGCAGGATGAAGATCATGCGGGCATCGGGGATGGCCTGGCGCAGGTTCTGGGCGCCGGTGGTCTCGATGTCGAGCAGGACATCGCGGCCCGTGGCGAGGACGCCCTCGAGCCACGCTCGGCCCGTGCCGTAGCGGCGGCCGTAGACCTCCACCCATTCCACGAAGCCGTTCTCGCGGACCATGGCGTCGAAGCGTTCGTCGTCGATGAAGAAGTAGTCCTGGCCATCCACTTCGCCGGGGCGGGGTTTCCGGGTGGTGAAGGAGATGGAGAAGATCAGGTCCGGCACGGACCGCACCAGCCTTTGGGCGAGGGTCGACTTGCCCGCGCCCGAGGGCGCAGAGACCACAAACACGTTGCCTGGATGGTGGATCAAGGGGCCCTCCAGGTTCTACTTTACCGGAAGCGCCGGGGCAGCAGATGCCGGGTGGGAGGGCCCTCAGGGTTGGTATTCCTCCGGCTCTGGCGCAGGTTTCGGCATCCGCTTGAAGATGGCGGAGGCACTGCGGCGCCCATCCATGACGATGTGGACGGGTTCTTCCAGGCGGCTGTGGACCAGGCAGCCGGAGCGTGAAATTTCGGGCTGGCTTCGGAGCCAGTCCCAGTCAAGGAGGCTGCTGCCCCGTGGGTAGGGCACGGTGAAGTAGCCGATGTTGAGCGAGGTCACGTTGTGGAAGAAGTGGGAGCCCAGCGAGGCATCCGCCTGGAAGTTCTCCATGGCGTACTCCACGATCACCTGGGCGCAGGAGATCATCGACCAGGTGATGGGGATGCCCAGGTGCCGGTCATGGCTGCCCCAGCGGCCCGGGCCCAGCAGCACGTACTTGCCGCCCTCGGCGCGGAAGCGGTCATTGAGCTGTTCCAGCTGGGCGGCCAGGGCGGGCGTCTCGAACTTGTCGAAGCCTTCGGGATCCACCCAGACCACGTCGCGCAGGCCTTCCACCATGCCGTTGCCCACGCACTTCTCGGAGAACAGAAACAGCTCTTCGGGTTTCAGGTCGGCGGGGGACAGGTTCACTTCGCCGTTGTCCAGAAGCTGGTGCTTGATCTGCAGCAGCGTGAAGGTGGGTTTGCCGTTGTCGGGATCCCTGTTCAGGTTCACGGCGAATTCGATTTCCACCGGCGTTTCCATGGCGTCGCGGATGAGCTCGAGCAGGTGCTGGAGGATCCTCGCCAGGGGGAACTGGTCGTATTTGAGGATGTTCCGGAAGTTCACGATGCGGGGCCCGGGGCTGTCCAGGCCGTCGCGGATGCGGTCATCGTTGTTGTCCCACACCGAGGCGCAGTGCTGGAGGGCTCCGTCCTTCTCAGCCTCCTGGATGTCGAGCACGAGCAGGGTGGCGTCCTCGCCACTGTAGAGGTCGACGGCAGTGCGGCTCATGTCCAAGGCGTAGAAGTTCTTCTGGGTGGTGCGCAGCTGTTCCTTGGGCGGGAGCATGTCCATCTCGGGATAGGGCGGCGCGAAGCGGTAGGTCTTGCCACCCTCCACCACGTACTTGCCCAGCCCCACGGCCAGGTTGGCGATGCCATCCTGAGGCTGGGTGTAGGCCACGGGGTAGTAGTTGAACGACTGGGCCACGCCGGAGATGTGGGGGTAGAAGCGGTCGCCGAAGCGATGGCCCACCACCTCCTGGATGAGGATGGC
This sequence is a window from Geothrix sp. PMB-07. Protein-coding genes within it:
- the gmk gene encoding guanylate kinase codes for the protein MIHHPGNVFVVSAPSGAGKSTLAQRLVRSVPDLIFSISFTTRKPRPGEVDGQDYFFIDDERFDAMVRENGFVEWVEVYGRRYGTGRAWLEGVLATGRDVLLDIETTGAQNLRQAIPDARMIFILPPSAAALEARLRSRGKDTDEQIRIRMQHARHEMELYRTYDYLILNDALELAYRQFESIIHATRAARERMTPVADRILEGF
- a CDS encoding Hsp33 family molecular chaperone HslO produces the protein MNESIRRARVIKALTKDRHIRLSSLDASPLWDGVRRGHPHLDPEACACLTELLAATALLQGRTVFEERLQLLVKGSGKARAVVADSWPDGTIRGVLDLGDPNTEDWIVAPGVLQVMRSNVAGQPYIGNLELVEGGIQTQVEHYLQNSEQIQASLSLWCDPGTGEAGGLLVEPLPDCPPLRLARLVQAIEGLDVVPFWERTPEFLANWVSQGEGTDELATVDLDYRCRCTREALLETLRGFSEAQKADLFQTEGPLEVRCDYCGTLYPITKADLLTGEA
- a CDS encoding acyl-CoA dehydrogenase family protein; the encoded protein is MDVTLPEHVEALRQEVRKFAEKEIRPHVMVWDEAKTFPFDVVKQLGEMGMMGVIFPEQYGGAGMGYLEYAVVVEELSRVDGSVGITVAAHNSLCSNHIFAMGDERQKQAYLVPLASGKAIGAWGLTEPGSGSDAGSLRTSARKEGSHYILNGSKTFITHGTVGDIFVVMARTRAPLPSRSSADGISAFVLEKGMNGFRPGKQENKLGLRASDTSELILEDVKVPEANLLGEDGLGFKQAMKTLDGGRISIGALGLGMAQGAFEEAVRYSKIRHTFGRPLADHQGIQFKLANMGTEIEAARLLITRAAGLKDAGLPYAKAASMAKLYSSEVACRVADEAVQILGGYGYIKDYPVEKYYRDVKLCTIGEGTSEIQRTVIARYLLAEY
- a CDS encoding S9 family peptidase; translation: MRRAAPLLVGFSLLAAASSLQASRPLQVDDLFKVKRVGDPQISSQADLAYQVGTVDFAANKTVNRIWLKATTGEAKELDLGSGSQSRPRFSPDGKRLAYQSGGQIWIVDLSTKEKRQLTKLSGSAEGQLWSPDGKWIAFLSTTVPSGNDAENAAYLKAKEASKVSGRLYTTLTYRHWNEWKDARQVSHLFVVPADGSAAPRDLTAGFTTDVPNYAGVSAGDGYAWAPDSQALAFESAPDQPKATSTNGEIYEVALSGGPARKLTTNPAMDNSPRYSPDGKSLAWRAQRREGFEADKWELWVMDRSTGKVVRTTAAFDQSFGDFAWQGSDLVAVSEKQGQAELFRWDGKGLKQLSTGLHIEGFALSQNAATVVSSSLNTPPDLYTVDFKTGQATRASRHNEALAQELGLNAGEPLWVDTLPVDGKPTKTHAYIVKPLGFDPKKTYPVAFVIHGGPQGAWANAWHPRWNAQAWASRGFITVLPNPRGSTGFGQAYCDAISGDWNGAVMTDLMNTLDASLKAVPNADPKRVVAAGGSYGGYAVNWISGHYADRFAAFVTHASIFNTESMQLGTEELWFPHWEFKGWPWESAANKARWQSQSPTTGIANMTKPMLVIHGELDYRVPVTEAFQLYNTLQVRGIPSQLLYFPDEAHFVAKPQNSKLWYETVLGWCEKWTK
- the queF gene encoding preQ(1) synthase, which produces MVTRPTGKLDTFTSPRPGRPFTITFETEEFTCLCPLTGQPDFAKLRIVYQPDQLCVESKSLKLYLWSFRDQGAFHEAVTNQILDDLVKALQPQWMRIEGDFLIRGGIRTLVVAEHGKKH
- a CDS encoding S41 family peptidase, which encodes MARFFKRNWMWMIMTATVVVAGPLLARSSGEVARQRTLDTLTEIMELVQKQTPEPPAPRQLTHATIQGMLHTLDPHSNYMDESEFRLLREEQKGSFFGIGAIIQQHDQGIAIISPMKGGPAERMGIRSGDIIKEIDGASTEGMTSNAALQKLRGEKGTLVEVAVQRAGIADLLRFSIPRAEVPTNSVYYSFMLNPTTGFILIKDFGETTSEEFERAVASLKKQGMKQLILDLRNNGGGVLDAAIGICRQLLGPDQLIVSQKGRDGREENQTRTSKGAQLDPFPLTILINRGSASASEIVTGAVQDHDRGLVVGQTSWGKGLVQSLLTINRSRGLALTTARYYTPSGRSIQRDYSHGLDDYYNPEDEKDAKPQGPAFKTDLNRTVYGGGGINPDYPVTVPKLNEFMISLRFQHSAFFRFAVHEKEHFGIKPGQHADDVVMARFRAWALDQKLTISDKDWEANHDIMQEQISIEMQNVAYGIEAGFKIQCEKDPVILRALELMPEAETLLHKKQLLSRGAPATVGTTL
- the folK gene encoding 2-amino-4-hydroxy-6-hydroxymethyldihydropteridine diphosphokinase yields the protein MKAVVALGSNLGDRRAHLEAGLAALRMLGAVLPSPLVMETADESGLGPAYLNTVAILVSDETDPCRLLEALLRLELAAGRDRQAGKNAPRTLDLDLITTDGPGGRWTWEAPADLRILGPELSLELPHPRAFSRPFVLEPWKALSDPGACGGVIPKA
- the queC gene encoding 7-cyano-7-deazaguanine synthase QueC, producing MAELAVVSLSGGMDSCVTAAIARAQGYELALLHADYGQLTQARERQAYRDIADFYEVPASRRLIIGFDTLKAIGGSALTDPSIALPDGDLDNPGVPVSYVPFRNAHLLATCVSWAEVLRARAIFVGFVEEDSSGYPDCREAFLRSFEQTANLGTKPETQLAFHAPLIHLRKAEIIRRGRELGAPLHLSWSCYQGEAEACGHCDSCHLRLRGFKEAGFPDPIPYAFIPDHLK
- a CDS encoding lysophospholipid acyltransferase family protein, yielding MAVRVAIAERGRPLGSPLSVWLSFRMMPFLAAGLSKLWSYTLRVKRIGFEGVEDLVARDERFILSFWHRRLFMMPLSYPFIRKERGVAILSSDSKDGERSAATWRWFGIHAVRGTASDDGAKALVRMIQAVKQGWDFGITPDGPRGPLMELKPGVTALARKTGAWIVPVTLAFDQQFELKTWDRMVIPMPFSTCTIRYGTPYRIPPKADDQVEGQRLQREMDDLEAWAEEITHG